ACTGAAGGTTATCTAGGCTTTGTAAATGTTGGGGTTTCTACTTCAGCGAAAATTGTTACCGGCAGAAAAACCGAAAATATCTTTTTACTGGGTGAAAACGGTGCTAAAATATTCGTTATAGACCCTTATCTTCCGGGCATAATAGCAACACTGCCTTTTAACTCAGTAGCTTCCTTTACCGTTTCCCCGGACGGACAAAGTTTATTTGTTTCCGAAAACAACAGCTTAACATTGACAGAAGTTGAAGTTAACTCAGGAAGAACTTTAAGAAAATTAACCTTACCCGGTACAGCTCATCATTTGACCATGCACCCGGAAGCTTACCGAATATATTTCTCTGTTCCGGAAACTAAAGCAGTTTACAACGTACAGCAGCTATCCGGTGAAGTGTCAAAAGTTTTTGACCTGCCCAATGATGCAGAAAAAATAACCCACTATAAGTTCGGCGAACAATTCGGCTTACTGGTATTAAGCGGAAGCGGTGACACTGCAAAAGTAACCAAATGGGATAAGGGTACCAATACCACCAGCACTGTGGATATTGCCAATGCTGTTGATATTGTCGCTAACCCTTTTACCGGCTATTATTATGTAGCCAGCCAACAAAACATTTTATTTCTGTCCCCGGAAGGAGCTGTTTTACAAACGGTCAACCTGGGTGACACAGCACAGCAGCTAACCCTTACAGCAGATGGAAAATTACTTACTGCTATATTCAGTGCCGGTAAAGATGCAGTGATAGTAGATACTATTACCGGAATAACTTATACCGGTCCCGGTACAGTTTACCCGCCTACCCAGCAAACGGCAACACTTCTGCTGGCCCAAGCTAAGTTGGGTTTTAGCAGTAACTAATAGAAATAAAGCATATCCTATCTAACCAGTTACTTGCTTTCTTAATAAAAAATCACCCTCAGCTAAACTAAAACAGTTAGCCGGGTGATTTTTTTAATCATTTGAGTTACACTGCATTACTACATGTGCACATGATTCTTGGAAAAACAACTTTTCTACTGAGGTACCTACTAATTCCCCGTTGTTATTTATATTAAAAAACTTTATATTTTCCTTACTCCGACTCAGATTATTTAAGAAATTTTTTAGCAATTTGTAATCCTGCTGCAGCATCGTTTTATTTAATTCAAAAATTACGGTCCCTACAGTACCGTTATTAATCATTTCCCGCATCCCCAATAAAGCATGGTATTCCCCACCTTCAATATCAATTTTTATAATATCAATATGGGTAAACTCCCCGATAAGTTTATCCAAGGACTCAGCCTCTATCTCTACTTTTTGTATTTCATCTTGATAATGCTTATGATATTCTTCACTATGCCTATATATAGAACTGTTACCAAGAAATCTGCTGCTTAGGTAAAAGTTTATTGTTGTGTTCTTAGAATAGACAGCCTTGTTATAAACAGCGACTCTATCATGAAGATAATTAATGGAAAGATTATCCATAATAATGCTGTAAAGATGGGGATTTGCCTCGTATGCTATTACTTTTCCGGTTGGCCCGCAGAGTGCCCCCATTAAAACCGTAAAGTAGCCAATGTTAGCACCTGCATCAATTAATACATTACCCGGCTTAACAGTTTTAATTAGATATGCACTCAGTGGCAGTTCCAGTACACCTTTTATTACAATTTCCGGCATAAGTGACAAATCATCGGCAGGTACTATTAGCTTACAACCCCAGGATAATTGACACAGCATTCTTCGATTACCTATATAAACACCATGCAATAAAATACACACTCTCCTTTATTTTAAGAGTTGTATTACTTTATTTATTTATAAACTTCTTAAAAGATAACTTCTTTATTTTGGATTTTCAGAGACACTGTCACTAAACCCTCCACCCTGTCCTTAAGAAGGCAAAAACCAATCGGCAACTTTTTTCAACGGAAAAAATAAAAAGAGCCCTGAGGGCTCAACTAAAATTTATATTATTAATTTATATTATTAATGTAGTTTTCTGCGGGCGTTAATATAATAACTTCTTCCGTCATGACTCCCCTTAGCCTGGTAGTCAAAACCGCTTTCATCCAGCAGCTCGATGATCGGATCTGCCCGGTGAGCATCGGCTGATTCAAGGTTTATAGTCAATTCATCCCCGTCGCTAACTTCATTAATAACCCTCTGTACACAATTAACAGCATTCTCCCCTAACTCCGGATGCAGGTTTATTGTCCTTTTACTCATAGGTCACAACCTCTCTGTTTTTCTTTTAGTTTACCCTGCCCCCGGATTATATATAAGAGAACCCACCTTCTTCAATAACAATTTGTGCCGCAGTAAGATCAATCAGCCGCTTCGACAGCGCTTGGGCCGCCGCCGGCTGTAAATAAACCTTCATGTTGACCTTTTGGTCATAAATTATGTCCGGCTGCCGCCCACCGGCACTTTCCACCTCGCGTTTAACTACACCCAGCCACTGGTAGTCCATAGTTATCCGCAGTTCCCGGTGCAATAATTTTTCCACCACTCCCGCTGCATCAATACCTTTTACAGCTGCTTCCGAATAAGCACGTACCAGGCCGCCGGCGCCGAGCATAACACCTCCGAAATACCTGGTGATAACCAGCGCTGTTTTAATTAATCCCTTCTGATTAATAACCTCCAGTACCGGTCTGCCTGCTGTACCGCCTGGCTCACCGTCGTCACTAAAGCGCTGTATTTGCTCATTAATTACATAGGCAAAAACGTTGTGTGTTGCTTGATTATGTTCTTTTTTTATTTGTTTTATAAAGTTATTGGCCTCCTTTTCATCACTAACCGGGGAGGCACTGGTAATAAATCTTGACTTTTTAATGATAATTTCAGCTTGAGCTGCTTTTTGCAGGGTTAAATAGCCCTTCATATTATCCCCTCAAACCATGAGTATTACTTTTTCATTCCTGTGTAAACAAGAATCGCATCTCTTAAAAATTCGGCTAAGCCGGGTTGTTCTTTATCATAGTATGCTGTAAATCTCTCATCATTTACATACATTTGGGCAACTCCTGCATGAGCTTCCTTGGTGTAGCAATTCCAGGAACAGCAAAGCCATTGACGATGCAAATCTGCGGCTTTCTGTGCAAGCTCACCTGCCGGGTTACCGGTTGCAAATGCTGCTTTAAGTGTTTCAATCACACTTTCACTTAGCTTTTCCCACTCAGCATATTGTTCTTCGGTCATTTCCTTGAATTTTTTATAAGATTGATTTACTGTCTCATCACCATATTTTGCTCTAATTTCCCGGCCATACTTTTTCTCATTTTCATCAATCATTTTTTGCTTGAAACCTTCAAACTTTTCTTTATCACTCATTTTTATTCTCCCTTCCGCAGAGGCTATGGTTTTATCCACATTAGCTATTAATAAATCTAATTGTTTTCTTTTCTCAAGGAGTTTTTTACGATGTTCCTTAAGTGCAGTTACTCCATCATAAGACGGTGAAGTTACTATCTCCTTGATACTATCTAAACTTAAACCTAATTCTCTGTAAAATAGTATTTGCTGCAACCTGTCAACTTCTGCTTGACCATAAATCCGGTATCCTGACGAATTAATTCTGGCCGGCCTAAGAAGTCCTATTTCATCATAATATCTGAGTGTTCTTGTGCTAACACCGGCTAACCCGGCAAGCTTTTGCACTGTGTATTCCATACATTCACCACCTACAAGATTAGGTTACACCTTAACGTAACGTCAATGTCAATAGTTTAAATGAAAACAAAGAAGGAAGCCTCGTGAAGCTTCCTAAAATATTCCCTTCTGTCACTATTTCATACTAGTACTAGTATACTGTTAGAAATACAGACCGTATCTTTGTACTTATCTTGATTTGTTCCGGTTCACTTATTTTTTATAAAACTCGATATTCTCTTTTAACATTTTTTCTTCCCAAATCATTTGCAGCAAAGCTAAGTCTTCCGTATAATCGGTTTTCGATTCATCTTTGTCGTATTCAAGATTCTCAAGTATCTCAATTGTGAAGTTCGCTTCACAAAAATCCTTCCATTCCTTTTGCAGTTCTCGGTTAGGATGAATACCTGCTCCCAATTGAAACTTGGTTCTGTTAATCCTGCCTTCTAAATTTTGGGTTACTTCAACAAAACATTTATTACTAAATTTGGAACGAACAATAAATATCCCCATTTGTGGTCTCATTTGCTTATACTTCAATTTTAATTCCTTTTTCCTATCTATTAATACCACCCTACTTTTCAACCTCTTTTTCGCCGTAATTCCTGACCTTCTCAAATTTCTCGGCTAAATAGGCTAAGACCAGGGATTTTTTTCCTATTTCGTCAGGAATTTGCGCAATTTTTCCAGCATCGTCTAAGAAAACTGAAATATTAATCTTTTTCTTTGTTACGTCCATTTTAATACCCCATATCCTTTAATATCCTTGATAAAGTGCGCAAGCGTTCACCAAGAAGTTCATCATCATCACTGAGAGCCTGACTAAATAATTTAATATCTTCATTGATCTTTTCATTGTCAGTGCATACAGCTACTGTCATGGCATCGCCCTGTAAACCCACTCTATCAATAACTGGATTCTCGGGATCATATAATTTTTCATAGCGATAAGCCTCACGAAAATGCTGTTTTGCCCTACAAACAAAAATTGCCAGATCAAGCACACGGTGCAGCGGTAATTCTTCAGACTGCCTGGACCACTTTTCTCCTGTGTGTCTCCATACTTTAGCTGAAATTTCCACCTTACCCCGATCATTCCACTGAGCCAAGCCTAATGAAAGGCCCTTTGCGTCTGTATTATAAGCATATCTGCCGTCAACATTTTCATAGTTTTCTGATACAATAACCGGTTTATGCTTTAAAGTAGTCGGTATTTTCATATTTTTACCTCCAAGTAGATTTACTAAATTAGTCATTTACTAAATTACTAAAATTATAATCCCCTTAAAAGGTCATGTCAATATGAATACTAAAAACCACCCCCAAAGGAGTGGTTTTTTCTTATGGTTAAATTGATTCCGTAACTTTTTAAAAAGTTATAACAGCTCCTATTTCTATTAACATTAAATAACCGAGTCATCATCCTCTACTTCTTGGATGTACGATGGATTATCTTCACGTAAATCCACATAAAGTTTTCCATCGGTAGACAGGGTAGCCAGAAAAACATCTTCAATTTTCGTGATGTTTCTTGATGAGAGTTCGTTATAAAGCCATTCATGAGACAAATTATTTTGCCGGAGATTTTGCTCAACAATTTGACCGTCCCGGATTATTTCTGATGAAACACCTTTATAATTAGTACTTAGCTTTAAGTCTTTAGGAGTTACAGGCAGATGCTGGCTTTTCTTAAGTACACTCAACTTACCGTGAGGCTCCAGAATGGCAAATTCTACTTCACTCAGGTTAAAAACGTTTTTTTCCCGCAACAGCATCATTAAATCATCCAGGTTATACCGGATTTTTTTCATGTTTTTTTCATAGACTTTACCGTTTTGTATTAGAACCAGAGGTTCACCCTCCAAGAGTTTTCTGGCGGGTGTACTTTTAAGGGAGACATATCCTGTTAAAATAACAGCTAAAGTTAAAACTACCGGGCTGATCAGAACATAAAAACCTTTAACCTCGGTGGTAACAAAGGCTCCGCCAATAGTTCCGATCGTAATACCAATTACAAAATCAAAAAATGTCATTTGAGCTAATAATTTTTTTCCGATTAACCTGGTGAGCACGATTAAAAGTACAAAAACTATCAATGAGTATGTTATAACCTGAAGAAACTCCCCATTCAAAAAACATCACTCCAAAATCGACTTTCGTTATGCTGTTATTATGTTCGAATTGGATCTTGATTATTAATCTAACACAGTACTTATAAGTTTTTAAAGAAATTAATGGATCAATTATTAATATGTATGATATAGTAGAAAAAATAGATAATTAACCAATAAATATAAGAAATACTGAGAGGTTTATAAAAATATGAAACATAAAATCATAGCCGGCTGCCTGGCAGCCAACCTACTTTTCGGAACAAATGTTTTAGCTGCATCGCCGGCAGCTGCCTTTACGGATATAAAGGGCTCCTTTGCTGAAGAAGCAATTATCCACCTGACTGAACAGGGCATTATTTCCGGCATCACCCCGGAAAAGTTTGCACCGGAGGAAAAAATCAGCCGCAAGCATTTTGCTGTTTTATTAACGAAAGTATTAGGAATACAACCTGTTTTCCCATCTCAGCCTACTTTTGAGGACCTGCCCCGGGAAGCTCCGGAATTCGGTTATGTGGAAGCTCTGGTCAAGCTGGGCTTACTGAAAGGGACTCAAAGTAACTATTTAGGTGCTGATGATCCGGTCAGCCGCCAGGATGCAGCAGTACTTCTCCACCGCGTGCTGGGTTTGGAAACTGCCTCCGCGAATTCGGGGGAAAAATACCTTGATGAGGAACTTATTTCCCCTTACGCCCTGGACAGTGTAACCTATGTAACCCGGCAGGGCTGGATGAAAGGTTATAAGGGCTTTTTCCGTCCTTTTGAAAAACTTACCCGCGCCGAAACAGCCGTCCTGGTTAACCGTTTATATGATCTGAGAAAAGAACAGACCCCTAATGCTGTCCTTCCTTTACAGGAACTGGTTGTTAAAGTAGGGGAAACCGTACAGCTTGAACTGCCTCCTGCAGCCGGCCCGTTCCCATATACTCCTGTATACGGTCTGGACAACCCTGCCATCGGCACAATTTATCCCAACGGTGCCTTTACAGCCGGGCAGCAGCCGGAAACCGGCACCATTACAGTTAATGCCGGCTATACTTCTTACATTATTAAGGTTAGCATCATTAGTAATGACCAAGCTTTAGGAAAGCATCAGGAGGAATAGAAATGAGTTTTAGATGTATATTAGTTTTACTATTTTCATTGAGTGTGCTGCTGGGAGCAAATGTCCCTCCTGCTGCAGCAGTTGAACCACTGCAACCGGTAGGTAACAGTACTCCGGTAGAAATTGCCCCGTTTACAACTTACACTATAGAACAGCATGCCCCCGATAAAGCTTTCCGTCAGAAGGAATATAAAAATTACTCGGGGCCGGTTGAAGGGCTTGCATCCTTAAGTGAAGCCTGGACCGGTTTTTTCCGCCAGCAGGGCAGGGATATTACAGTAAATCTGGGTCAAGTGAGAACTATTACTCAAATTTCCCTGGAGTTCAAACAGGATCGCGCCTCGGGTATTTTACTGCCGAAATATATGCAGGCAACCATATCTATGGACGGGAAAAAATGGAGCTATCTTGGACGGGTAAGCCCCGGCTATACAGATTTACAAGCCCGCACTTTGCTCCTTTCTTTCCCGCCGGTTTCTGCACGCTACGTTAAGATTAGTTTCCCTGTAGAATACTGGGTATTTGCCAGGCACTTATCAATAAAGAGCCCGGAGCACAAAGAACAGCCGGTGATTCTTGCCCATGCCGAAAATACCGCCCATGTTTCTGACACGCTTTTACAGATTCCGGATATCAATGATATTTTACTGATTTATTCCGGTCTCCAGCATAATGAAGGGACCTGGACCGGTAAAGACTTTTTACCCTTGATAGGGTACATAGACCCGATCGGTGTTTTAAAAGATAAAATGTTTGATACGATGCTTTTTCTACCCTTTCCCGAAATGGAGGCAACCAAAGAGGGCTGGACCGCTTATCTGGATCATCTCTTTGCTCCTGGTGCGCAGCTTAACGCGCTGGATAAGGCTGCAGCCGAAATGAATGAAATCCCCTATTTGCAGGGCAGGAAAAAAGTGATTCTTACCCTTCCCTATCCGGACACTAATCAGCAAAATTTTGGCAGCCTGGAAGAGGGTAAAGAGTCTTTATCCTTCTCAGTTGAGCAAGTTGGTAGGGATCAGGCACTGGAAAACCGGTTTATGGCTGTTCAGTGGTATTATAATCAATTGACGGATAAGTGGAACCTGGCTGAATTTAAATACCTTGATCTTGTTGGGATTTACTGGTATCAGGAAACAATGGACCAGTCAATCGCCGGTGAGCTGGAGCTGGTGCAAAAAGCTGCTCGCTTAGTACAGGACAGCGGACAAAAATTCTTCTGGATTCCTTATTACGGTTCGTCGGGATATAATAACTGGCAGACATACGGCTTCGACTACGTTTTCCTCCAACCTAATTATTATGCCACTGATGACCCGACAGAAGAACGGATGGATAATGTAACTGATCTGGCCAGGCAGCATCATCTCGGCATTGAACTGGAGTGTGATGATCGAGTAACCTACAGCCGCTATTACTACGATTTATTCTACAAGCAGCTGAACAAGGCTCATCAACTCGGTTTGGACGGTACTGTTACCAATGCTTATTATGCAGGAACAAAAACGCTGGTTAAAGCACAGCAAAGCTTAAGCCCGCAAATAAGAGCTATCTACGATGACATTTATAAATGGATACATGGAACTTACCAAGAAAAGAATAATTAAACTGCACTTAATGATCATTTAGATATAATTTTCTTTTGCTGCAGACTAACAAAATGATTAAAGAGAATTTTGTATATTTTGGTTACCACTGTGGGGTTTAAACCCTTTTCACCGGCCAGGGTTCTAAGTTTTTCCAGAATGCGCTTTTCCCGTTCCGGGTCACGAACGCTGCAGGCAGTCTTTTTAAATTCACCTACTTTTTCCACCAGCCGGGTACGCCTTCCCAGCAGTTCGATAATCTGATCATCTATAAAATCAATTTCTTGCCTGAAATCTTCAAGTGTCGGGGACAGTACTCTTTTCTCCCCGGATTGTTCACCGGCCAAAGGGTAAGAGCCCAGTATCCTTACTTCTTGAGCTGCAGTTTTAAGGCCATCTATTGCTTCTTTAACCCTGGGCTCCAGCCGGTGTCCCTCAAAATCAATGAAAAACAAGTATTCACCAATTTTTGTCCTGGTAGGCCGGGACTCTATTTTAGTAAGATTGATCCCCCTTAAGGAAAATTCTTTTAATACCTGATACAAGGCCCCGGGCCGGTTCAATACATTGACTATAAGAGATGTTTTGCAGTTCTCTGCATACTCACTGTCCTCCCCGGACAGCACTATAAATCTTGTTTCATTGCTGCTCCGGTCATTTATGTCCGGGCTTATAATGGTAAGACCATAAGCCCGGGCGGCTCCGGCCGTCCCGACAGCCGCTAAGGCCTCACCGGATTGAGCCACTTGCCGGGCAGCCTCGGCAGTGCTTGGAGTATCCACCAAATCAGCTCCCGCAAAATTACCGGACAGATATCCCCGGCACTGGGCCAATGCCTGGGGATGTGAAAGAATACGAGTGATTTCCTGAGCCTTAACCCCAGGCCGGGCCAGTAAATTCTGCCTTACCGGTAAAACAATTTCACCCGCAATTTTTAGATCATACTGATAAGCTAGTAAGTCCAGGGTTTGATTCACTGAGCCCTCACAGGAATTTTCAATGGGGACAATTCCGATCTCTACCATTCCCAGGCAGACGGAGGAAAAAACATCCTCGATGGTCCGGTGAGGCAAAAACTCCCAAGCTCCTTTCTGTGCATAGCTCATCGCCGCCTCTTCACAAAAGGTACCCCGGGGACCAAGATATCCTACTTTTTTAGCCATTTACAACCTCTCCCAACTTCTGCGGCGGCATCCAGCAGCCCACTGCAGGAATAATTTTGTCCAGTTTTTTCATCAACTCCTCCAGTCCCTCCGGAGTTAATGACTGGGCCCCGTCACAAAGGGCTTTACCCGGTACCGGGTGCATTTCCACAATCAGACCGTCCGCTCCGGCAGCTATCGCAGCCATAGACATCGGTAGAACCAGCTGCCTGTCACCGGTAGCATGACTGGGATCAACAATTACCGGCAGGTGACTCAGCCGCTTTACCAGCGGCACAGCGCTCAAATCCAGGGTGTTTCTTGTATAGGTTTCGAAAGTGCGAATTCCACGCTCACAAAGTATAACTTTTTCGTTACCTCCGGACATAATGTATTCCGCAGACATCAACCATTCCTCAATGGTAGCGGACAATCCCCGCTTTAAGAGAATAGGTTTATTAGTCTGCCCGGCAGCTTTAAGCAGGCGGAAATTTTGCATGTTTCTGGCTCCAATCTGGAGTATATCCACATAATCAATGGACAGCTCCAGACTTTGCTCATCAATCACCTCAGTAACCGTAGGTAACCCGGTTTCCAAAGAGGCCTCCTTTAGCAACTTGAGGCCTTTTTCCTCCAGTCCCTGGAAGCTGTAGGGCGAAGTACGCGGCTTGAAGGCTCCTCCCCTTAGAATATGTCCGCCGGCTTTTTTGACACACCTGGCGGCAGTTAACAGTTGCTCCCTGCTTTCTACGGCACACGGGCCGGTCATAACAACTACATTTCCACCGCCAATGTTTATATCCCGTACTTTTATGACCGAACTTTCCTCCCGGGCCTCCCTGCTAACCAGTTTATAGGGCTTCATAATCGGAACTATTCTTTCCACCCCGGGCATTTGCTCCAAATTCAGAGAATCAATGGCCTGGCGGTCCCCCACCGCCCCGATAACTATTCTTTTAACCCCTCGAATTAGCTGTGTTTTGAAACCCATTTTATCTAACCTTTTGTTAACCTCCTCAATCTGCTCAACTGTAGAATTAATGTCCATTACAACTACCATAATTCATCCCTCCGTAAAAGTATAAAATAAAAAGCCCATAGCTAATGTCCACAAGGGACGAAAGCTATGGGCTTCCGTGGTACCACCCTAATTGACCTAAAAAAAGGTCCACTTATTAAGGGTACGGGAACAATAGTTTTAGAGATCAAAAAAAGCTTTTCATCCCCAAGGGACGAAAAGCTTTCGCTTACCGCGTTACCACCCTAGTTGATCTGTAAACACAACAGATCCACTCGTAAAAGTACGGGAACAACTGCTCCGATACCCCCTTCCTTGTAACGTTGGAAGCTTACGGCCAAGCCTACTTGCCCTAAAGGTTTCAGCCGGCAACTCCGGAGAGAACTTCAGTTAACCATACTTTAAAGGTGCTTCCAGTCGACGACACCTTCTCCCTGAAAAGCTGGGTCCAACCTACTTTTCTCCTTCATAGTTTTTAGTGCTAATTTAATTAATTGAAATTATAGCACATGGAAAATATATTGCAAGTACTTTTATTTATTATATGCAAATCAACATAAAATATTTCTAATCAGAGTATCTAATATTTAAAACATTTTTAATCTGCTCATCAGTTACATTTGAAACTATTTTGCTTTTTCCTATACCGGTAGGTAAAATCAGCTGCAGTTTCCCCCCTACACTTTTTTTATCTCTATACATCTGCCCAATGATAGCTTGAGTGCTTAATTCCCCGTAAGAAGCCGGTAAATTGAAGCTTTTAATTAAGTTAATAATTCTGTTAAACTCGTGATCAGAGAGTAACCCTAAACCTGAGGCTAATCCGGCCGCATAAATCATACCAACGGCAACAGCCTCACCGTGAGTAAATTTTTCATAACCGGTTAAAGCCTCAAAGGCGTGCCCAAAGGTATGCCCCAGATTTAAAAGGGCCCTGAGCCCACTTTCTTTTTCATCCTTTCCGACTATCTCCGCTTTGATGGTACAGCACCGCTCTACAATATCAATCAGGCATTTACTTTCTCTGGCTTTAATTTGTTCAAGGTTATCTTCAAGATAAGAAAACAACTCACTGTCCCCAATAATACCGTATTTTATAACCTCGGCCAGGCCGGTTAAATATTCCTTTTCCGGCAGGCTGTTGATAAAAGCCACATCGGCCAAAACTAACCCTGGCTGGTAAAAGGCTCCCACCAGGTTTTTCCCCTGCGGTAGATTTACCCCGGTCTTTCCACCGACACTACTGTCTACCTGGGCCAAAAGTGTAGTAGGTATTTGAATATAGCCAATCCCGCGCATATAGGTGGAAGCGGCAAACCCGGCGATATCCCCGACGATACCACCGCCCAGGGCCAGCACAGTGGACTTTCTGTCCAACCCGTAGTTAATCATTTGATCATACAGCCAGGCTATCGTATTTAGGTTTTTACAGCCCTCCCCCCCCGGAATTACGGCAGGCACTACCTGAAAGCCGGCATCCTGCAGGATTCCTAAAACTTTTTCCCCGGCCAGGTTAAAGACATTTTGATCCGTCACCAGGATTACCTTTGAGTTTTTAGGAATATTTCGCAGCAGTTCACTCAATTGGGCTAACCGGTTCTCTCCGATATGGATATCATAGCCCCTCTCACCAAGCTCAACATGTACTGTTTTATACATGGCTCACCTGCTCCCGGTAAATTTTCATGCGAGCATCTATCTCCGCAATGCTGTCCCCACCGAATTTTTCCAAAAAAGCCCGGGCCATTTCAAAGGCGACTACCGCTTCACCAACCACAGCTGCCGCCGGGACAGCACAAATATCTGAGCGCTCAACTGCAGCAAGTTCCTCAACCCCGGTACGTAAATTTACACTGCGCAGGGGACTGTAAAGCGTGGCAATAGGTTTCATGGCTGCCCGCACCACAATATTTTGCCCGTTGGAGATACCGGCCTCAATCCCCCCGGCATTATTAGAACCCCGGTAATACCCGTTTGTCCCGGTAAAAATCTCATCATGCACTCTGGAGCCCGGTAGGGTGGCCGCAGTAAAGCCAAGGCCGATTTCAACGCCCTTGATGGCCTGTACACTCATCAGTGACCAAGCAATCCGGCCGTCCAGCTTACGATCCCACTGCACGTGGCTGCCCAGCCCTACCGGAACGTTGGTTACTATTATCTCAAAGATCCCCCCCAGGGAGTCACCCTTTTCCTTAGCGTCATCAATTTCCTTTTTCATTTTCTCCTCGGCTAACGGGTCAGCACAAAGCAGTTCTGATTTTTCAATCTGTTTCTTGATTTCCTTAAGTGTCCTGTCTTCTGCCCTGATACTGCCAATTTGCACCACATGACCGGTAATCTCCATACCAAAGTATTCTATAAGTTTTCTGGCCACCGTACAAACTGCCACCCGGGCAGCCGTTTCCCGGGCACTGGCTCTTTCCAGTACATTTCGCAGGTCCTCATGTCCGTATTTTATAGCTCCGACCAGATCTCCGTGTCCGGGCCTGGGGACAGCAACCCTCTTAGGTTCATAGTCTGCATTAACAGGACTCATATACGGCTCCCAATTGACCCAATCCGTATTTTCCACCTGCAGGGTAACCGGGCTGCCCAGTGTGAGACCGCCTCTGACCCCGGATAAAAGCTTAACCCTGTCCCGCTCAATTTTCATCCGGCCGCCCCGGCCGTAACCCTGCTGCCTGCGGGCCAGCTGCCTGTCGATATATTCCGGAGAAATTTCCAGCCCTGCGGGGATACCCTCCAAAATTGCCGTCAGTGCCGGGCCGTGGGACTCCCCGGCAGTAAAATACCTCAGCATAATTTCGCCCTCTTTTTTTAGATTTATAATTTATTTAATACATCTTCGAATCCGGGGAAAGAAATATCAATACACTCTGCATCTTTTACTACTGTTTGTCCGGAGGCCACCAAGCCCATTAGTGTACAGGCCATGGCAATTCGGTGATCATGATAGGATTCACAAACCGCACCGGTTAATTTCTTTCCACCATTGATAATTAAACCATCCTCA
The Desulfolucanica intricata genome window above contains:
- the pheA gene encoding prephenate dehydratase — encoded protein: MAKKVGYLGPRGTFCEEAAMSYAQKGAWEFLPHRTIEDVFSSVCLGMVEIGIVPIENSCEGSVNQTLDLLAYQYDLKIAGEIVLPVRQNLLARPGVKAQEITRILSHPQALAQCRGYLSGNFAGADLVDTPSTAEAARQVAQSGEALAAVGTAGAARAYGLTIISPDINDRSSNETRFIVLSGEDSEYAENCKTSLIVNVLNRPGALYQVLKEFSLRGINLTKIESRPTRTKIGEYLFFIDFEGHRLEPRVKEAIDGLKTAAQEVRILGSYPLAGEQSGEKRVLSPTLEDFRQEIDFIDDQIIELLGRRTRLVEKVGEFKKTACSVRDPEREKRILEKLRTLAGEKGLNPTVVTKIYKILFNHFVSLQQKKIISK
- the aroF gene encoding 3-deoxy-7-phosphoheptulonate synthase, translated to MVVVMDINSTVEQIEEVNKRLDKMGFKTQLIRGVKRIVIGAVGDRQAIDSLNLEQMPGVERIVPIMKPYKLVSREAREESSVIKVRDINIGGGNVVVMTGPCAVESREQLLTAARCVKKAGGHILRGGAFKPRTSPYSFQGLEEKGLKLLKEASLETGLPTVTEVIDEQSLELSIDYVDILQIGARNMQNFRLLKAAGQTNKPILLKRGLSATIEEWLMSAEYIMSGGNEKVILCERGIRTFETYTRNTLDLSAVPLVKRLSHLPVIVDPSHATGDRQLVLPMSMAAIAAGADGLIVEMHPVPGKALCDGAQSLTPEGLEELMKKLDKIIPAVGCWMPPQKLGEVVNG
- the aroB gene encoding 3-dehydroquinate synthase, producing the protein MYKTVHVELGERGYDIHIGENRLAQLSELLRNIPKNSKVILVTDQNVFNLAGEKVLGILQDAGFQVVPAVIPGGEGCKNLNTIAWLYDQMINYGLDRKSTVLALGGGIVGDIAGFAASTYMRGIGYIQIPTTLLAQVDSSVGGKTGVNLPQGKNLVGAFYQPGLVLADVAFINSLPEKEYLTGLAEVIKYGIIGDSELFSYLEDNLEQIKARESKCLIDIVERCCTIKAEIVGKDEKESGLRALLNLGHTFGHAFEALTGYEKFTHGEAVAVGMIYAAGLASGLGLLSDHEFNRIINLIKSFNLPASYGELSTQAIIGQMYRDKKSVGGKLQLILPTGIGKSKIVSNVTDEQIKNVLNIRYSD
- a CDS encoding DUF4855 domain-containing protein, with translation MSFRCILVLLFSLSVLLGANVPPAAAVEPLQPVGNSTPVEIAPFTTYTIEQHAPDKAFRQKEYKNYSGPVEGLASLSEAWTGFFRQQGRDITVNLGQVRTITQISLEFKQDRASGILLPKYMQATISMDGKKWSYLGRVSPGYTDLQARTLLLSFPPVSARYVKISFPVEYWVFARHLSIKSPEHKEQPVILAHAENTAHVSDTLLQIPDINDILLIYSGLQHNEGTWTGKDFLPLIGYIDPIGVLKDKMFDTMLFLPFPEMEATKEGWTAYLDHLFAPGAQLNALDKAAAEMNEIPYLQGRKKVILTLPYPDTNQQNFGSLEEGKESLSFSVEQVGRDQALENRFMAVQWYYNQLTDKWNLAEFKYLDLVGIYWYQETMDQSIAGELELVQKAARLVQDSGQKFFWIPYYGSSGYNNWQTYGFDYVFLQPNYYATDDPTEERMDNVTDLARQHHLGIELECDDRVTYSRYYYDLFYKQLNKAHQLGLDGTVTNAYYAGTKTLVKAQQSLSPQIRAIYDDIYKWIHGTYQEKNN
- the aroC gene encoding chorismate synthase, which encodes MLRYFTAGESHGPALTAILEGIPAGLEISPEYIDRQLARRQQGYGRGGRMKIERDRVKLLSGVRGGLTLGSPVTLQVENTDWVNWEPYMSPVNADYEPKRVAVPRPGHGDLVGAIKYGHEDLRNVLERASARETAARVAVCTVARKLIEYFGMEITGHVVQIGSIRAEDRTLKEIKKQIEKSELLCADPLAEEKMKKEIDDAKEKGDSLGGIFEIIVTNVPVGLGSHVQWDRKLDGRIAWSLMSVQAIKGVEIGLGFTAATLPGSRVHDEIFTGTNGYYRGSNNAGGIEAGISNGQNIVVRAAMKPIATLYSPLRSVNLRTGVEELAAVERSDICAVPAAAVVGEAVVAFEMARAFLEKFGGDSIAEIDARMKIYREQVSHV